ACGTCGCCATCATCATGGATGGCAACAACCGCTGGGCCAGAAAGCGCCTGTTGCCAGGTGTGGCCGGGCACAAGGCCGGGGTCGACGCGGTGCGCGCGGTGATCGAGGTATGTGCCGAGTCGGGCGTCGAGGTGCTGACGCTGTTCGCCTTTTCCAGCGAGAACTGGCAGCGTCCCGCCGATGAAGTCGGGGCGCTGATGGAGCTATTCCTCGGTGCGCTGCGGCGTGAGGCGAAGAAGCTGCTGGACAACGACATCGCCTTGCGCATCATCGGTGATCGCTCACGCTTTCATCCCGAGCTGCAGGCCGCCATGCGCGAGGCCGAGGCGCTGACCGCCGGCAAGCGCCGCTTCACCCTGCAGATCGCCGCCAACTATGGCGGCCAGTGGGACATCGTTCAGGCCACTCAGCGCCTGGCGCGTGAGGTGCAGGCCGGGCATCTGCTGCCCGAGGAAATCAGTGCGGAGGTGCTGCAGGGCTGTCTGGCCACCGGCGACATGCCGTTGCCGGATCTGTGCATTCGTACCGGTGGCGAGCATCGCATCAGCAACTTCCTGCTCTGGCAGTTGGCTTACAGCGAGCTGTACTTCTCCGACCTGTACTGGCCGGATTTCAAGCATGAGGCCATGCGCAAGGCGCTGGCCGATTTCGCTACCCGCCAGCGTCGCTTCGGCAAGACCAGCGAGCAGGTGGCAGCCGAGGCGCGCTCCTGATGTTGAAGCAACGAATCATCACGGCACTGGTGCTGCTACCCATCGCCCTGGGCGGCTTTTTCCTCCTCGATGGCCTGGCGTTCGCCCTGTTCATCGGTGCGGTGGTCAGTCTGGGGGCCTGGGAGTGGGCACGCCTGGCGGGCTTCGAGTCGCAGGGGCTGCGCGTCGCCTATGCAGCGGTTGTCGCCTTGCTGCTGGCAGTGCTCTATCTATTGCCTGGCCTGGCGCCATTGATCCTGGCGCTGGCGGTGCTCTGGTGGGTGGCCGCGACCTGGCTGGTGCTCGGCTATCCCGATAGCAGTCGTTACTGGGGTGGCTTGCCTGGCCGTCTGTTGATCGGTCTGCTGATCCTCCTGCCGGCCTGGCAGGGGTTGGTGTTGCTCAAACAATGGCCGCAGGCCAACGGTCTGATCATCGCCGTCATGCTGCTGGTCTGGGGGGCCGATATCGGCGCGTATTTCTCCGGCAAGGCCTTCGGCAAGCGCAAGCTGGCGCCGCGGGTCAGCCCTGGCAAGAGCTGGGAAGGTTTCTACGGTGGTCTCGCTGCCAGCCTGCTGATCACCTTGCTGGTCGGCCTGCAGCAGGGCTGGAGCGTTGGCTCGCTGGTGCTGGCGCTGCTGGGTGCGGCGCTGGTGGTGATGGTGTCGGTGGTTGGTGATCTCACCGAGAGCATGTTCAAGCGCCAGTCCGGGATCAAGGACAGCAGCAACCTGCTGCCGGGGCATGGCGGCGTGCTGGATCGTATCGATAGCCTGACGGCGGCCATTCCGCTGTTCGCGGCACTGCTCTGGCTGGCCGGCTGGGGTTCGCTGTGAGTGGCGTGCAGCGCATCACCGTGCTGGGGGCGACCGGCTCCATCGGTCTGAGCACCCTGGACGTCATCGCGCGTCATCCCGAACGTTATCAGGTCTTCGCTCTGACTGGCTTCACTCGTCTGAGCGAGCTGCAGGCGCTGTGCCTGCAGCACCGC
The genomic region above belongs to Pseudomonas sp. GOM7 and contains:
- a CDS encoding phosphatidate cytidylyltransferase; protein product: MLKQRIITALVLLPIALGGFFLLDGLAFALFIGAVVSLGAWEWARLAGFESQGLRVAYAAVVALLLAVLYLLPGLAPLILALAVLWWVAATWLVLGYPDSSRYWGGLPGRLLIGLLILLPAWQGLVLLKQWPQANGLIIAVMLLVWGADIGAYFSGKAFGKRKLAPRVSPGKSWEGFYGGLAASLLITLLVGLQQGWSVGSLVLALLGAALVVMVSVVGDLTESMFKRQSGIKDSSNLLPGHGGVLDRIDSLTAAIPLFAALLWLAGWGSL
- the uppS gene encoding polyprenyl diphosphate synthase codes for the protein MDKNKQGAVPRHVAIIMDGNNRWARKRLLPGVAGHKAGVDAVRAVIEVCAESGVEVLTLFAFSSENWQRPADEVGALMELFLGALRREAKKLLDNDIALRIIGDRSRFHPELQAAMREAEALTAGKRRFTLQIAANYGGQWDIVQATQRLAREVQAGHLLPEEISAEVLQGCLATGDMPLPDLCIRTGGEHRISNFLLWQLAYSELYFSDLYWPDFKHEAMRKALADFATRQRRFGKTSEQVAAEARS